The genomic interval AATATCTTCATAATCAAAGGCTTTTAATTTATCTCCTATTGTTGGTTTTTCATAATCTTTACCAAAATAGCTTATTTTTCCTCCGAATTGTATACCTAAAGCTCCAGCATAAGCTGATTCACTCTGTCCTGAGTTTGGACTTGAGTGTTTATTTCTATCTCTAAAAAATATTCTTAAAGAATTTTTAAAATCATAACCTAAAATCAAAGTTGATAAAGGTACAAACATTAAGCCTGTTAATCTGGCAGGAATAAAGTTAGCGACATCATCAACTCTTGCAGAAACTTTTCCAAAATCTATATATTTTTCATTTTTGTAACCTACCATTGAATCTAAAGTATTTATAGCTTTATATGTCATAGCAAAAGGTAAAGCAAGAGATACCATTTGCCCAAATAATTCTATATGGAAAAAGCTTCCCACAAAAGCATAAAATGCTGGTGATATAAAACCATCAACTGTATTCTCAGCTATTGTTTCAACCACACTCATAATAATTTTATCAGGTGATAGAGTATTTGTATCTCTACTAACAAGATATGAAAGTTCTTTCTTAGCCTTCTCTATATCTCCAGATTTTAAAATCTTATAAACTTTATTTCCTTCATTTGCTAAACTTTTAGTTGCAAGCGTTGTATAAAGAAAGAATATCTCCACTACATAATTTGTTCTTGCTAAAAGTAAGGATACAACAAAAGTAATACTTAAAGTCAGGACATTTAAGATTGCCCCTGAAAATATTTTATTTTTAGCCTTATATAAAAATTTTTCTAAAAAACTTATTAATTTTCCTATTATGATAACAGGATGATATAACCATCTTGGATCAGCTAATATTAAATCTAAAATATAGGCTATTCCAAATTTTATAAAAAAATAATTAAACATTTCTATTCTCCATCTAATAATTTTAAAATTTCTTCCTTAGTCAGTGGCTCAAGCATAATATATGCCCCATCTATAAATTTATATTTATCTGTAGATAATTTTTTTATAAACTTATCATATTCTAAATTTCCCGCCAAACAATAGTAATTTTTTCCATCATTTTTATTTAATTCTATAATCAATAAAGTAATGTTCCAAACAGAAATATCTTCATTCCTTACTATACTTGAATTTTCAAATTCTACATTGGGAATATATGGAAGTATTGTTCTAATCCCTTCAACAAGTGTATAATTCCCCATAATCTTGCCATCATCATTATTCTTAAAGAAATTCTGAGGTGCTGAAGAAGCATCTAAATATTGTATTTCTCTCACTATAGTCGAAAAAGCATCTATAGTATTACCTGAACTATATATTTTATCCAACATTTTTTTATTAAAAACTACAAGTCTATTTAGTCCTAAAATTATATACTGTGCTCCTTCTCTATCATTTATTTTTGCTGAAATAGAAGATATCCCATAAAGTATATCACTTTCATAGTCAAATTTATCTAACTCTTTGAGAGTATATATCTCTCCTCTACTATTCTCAATTTCAGAATTAAACTTCTTGGCTAAAGTTTTTATATAGTTCAATGCTAAAAGCCAATCTTCTCTTGATGAAGGAGTAAAAATTCTTACAACATAGTCCTTATTCTTTTTATCATAAGATAGTTCAAAACCTCTTGCACTTTCATTTTTAGCACCTATTAAAAGACATTCATAATTAGAAAGAGGGGATGATAACAACTCATTAATATTCATATCAGGAATGGCAAATACATTAAGTTCCTTGTCAGATAAAGCTAAAGCTTCCTTAACAGTTAAGACCGGCTCATAACTTATAATTTTTCTCTTATTTTTTATGCAAAAACTTATACTCATATTACCTCCTCAGAGAGTTTTACTTTAGCCCTATAATTTTGTATATTTCTTCTATATCAATATTCTCTCTGACTAATTTTTCTAACTTATCAAACTCTTGTATTTTATATTCTTCATAAGAAATATTACTATTTACTTCTTCTAAACCTTTTCTTCTTCTAATTTCATTTAGAAGATTATTAGTAAAATCTTTATTGTCAAAAATTCCATGTAAATAAGTTGCAATAATATTATTTTTATTTACTAAAACAGTTCTATTATCACTTGTTAAATTCTTTTCATTTCCTTCTGTAAGTCCTTGATGAATTTCATAACCTTTAATTTCAGAATTATTTAAATCCTTTAAAAGTCCTTCTTCAGCAATTAATTTTCCAGTATATTGAACAAGAGTTTTTTCATTTTCCATAATAGTCTCTAAGTCTAAAAGACCTAGACCATTTAGTTCTTCAATATCTCCTTCAATATGATGTGGATCTTTAACCTTATTTCCTAAAATTTGAAAGCCTCCACAAATACCAAAAATTATAGTTTTTGTTCTAGCTTTCTTTATTATCTCTTCAGCTATTCCACTTTCTTTAAGCCATTTTAAATCATCTATAGTATTTTTTGAACCTGGAATTATTATTAAATCTTCATCTCCAATTTGACTTCTCTCAGTTACAAATTGTATCTCAACATCATTATGAATTGATAAAGCATCTATATCTGTAACATTAGAGATATGTTTTAATTTTATTACAGAAACTTTTATTTTTTTTGAATTTTTATTTAATTTAAAACTC from Fusobacterium pseudoperiodonticum carries:
- the cbiB gene encoding adenosylcobinamide-phosphate synthase CbiB — translated: MFNYFFIKFGIAYILDLILADPRWLYHPVIIIGKLISFLEKFLYKAKNKIFSGAILNVLTLSITFVVSLLLARTNYVVEIFFLYTTLATKSLANEGNKVYKILKSGDIEKAKKELSYLVSRDTNTLSPDKIIMSVVETIAENTVDGFISPAFYAFVGSFFHIELFGQMVSLALPFAMTYKAINTLDSMVGYKNEKYIDFGKVSARVDDVANFIPARLTGLMFVPLSTLILGYDFKNSLRIFFRDRNKHSSPNSGQSESAYAGALGIQFGGKISYFGKDYEKPTIGDKLKAFDYEDIKKAVNILYLVSFIATLVIISCSMMYNIPDLRVFFHL
- a CDS encoding DUF4299 family protein — translated: MSISFCIKNKRKIISYEPVLTVKEALALSDKELNVFAIPDMNINELLSSPLSNYECLLIGAKNESARGFELSYDKKNKDYVVRIFTPSSREDWLLALNYIKTLAKKFNSEIENSRGEIYTLKELDKFDYESDILYGISSISAKINDREGAQYIILGLNRLVVFNKKMLDKIYSSGNTIDAFSTIVREIQYLDASSAPQNFFKNNDDGKIMGNYTLVEGIRTILPYIPNVEFENSSIVRNEDISVWNITLLIIELNKNDGKNYYCLAGNLEYDKFIKKLSTDKYKFIDGAYIMLEPLTKEEILKLLDGE
- a CDS encoding cobyric acid synthase, translated to MKKANLMVVGTSSGAGKSLFVTALCRIFYKDKYKVSPFKSQNMALNSYITKDGKEMGRAQVVQAEASGLEPEVEMNPILLKPSSMNKIQIIVCGKSIGNMSGVEYNQYKKNLIPILKETYSKIEAKNDIVIIEGAGSPAEINIKEEDISNFAMARIADAPVILVADIDRGGVFASIYGTIMLLKEKDRKRVKGIVINKFRGNREVLKPGFEIIENLTGVKTLGVIPYADIDIEDEDSLSEKYKSFKLNKNSKKIKVSVIKLKHISNVTDIDALSIHNDVEIQFVTERSQIGDEDLIIIPGSKNTIDDLKWLKESGIAEEIIKKARTKTIIFGICGGFQILGNKVKDPHHIEGDIEELNGLGLLDLETIMENEKTLVQYTGKLIAEEGLLKDLNNSEIKGYEIHQGLTEGNEKNLTSDNRTVLVNKNNIIATYLHGIFDNKDFTNNLLNEIRRRKGLEEVNSNISYEEYKIQEFDKLEKLVRENIDIEEIYKIIGLK